From Herbiconiux flava, one genomic window encodes:
- a CDS encoding glycosyltransferase family 2 protein: MSGVESGAVRVPGNDWTVLDGVRPEHPPFVSVVVVHYEQPGDLARTLGALARQTHPQDLLEVIVVDDGSASAPEVPPGVRLIRLPDRGFRAATARNRGAAVARGSVLCFLDADTAPEPSYVTELTRLPAVRDDAVTVGRRRHAAFSPPAVASPVELAGPAAELPEPAWLRDAYARSHDLLDADHRSYRYVISSVLACSRAFFAATGGFDESFDEYGGEDWEWAHRAFTRGAVLAHVPTAVAWHNGPDVSGRSDDPDELRRRMNRETLLLLNRIGVPGSVGRGLRSAAPDIVVTLPSGTPAATAVCADLILEALPTARVVVDDALAALFPGDDRVLGRSSATTSRADARVTVTTDTLFTVPRADRAAVCTALSRATDDVGTADLGWVELHDPAPAGPALIVSVAAARAEHRRERRPDAHEFTTERRPAALRALPPEPELAAHLGGWAD; this comes from the coding sequence GTGAGCGGGGTCGAGAGCGGCGCGGTGCGGGTGCCGGGGAACGACTGGACGGTGCTCGACGGGGTGCGGCCCGAGCATCCGCCGTTCGTGTCGGTGGTCGTCGTGCACTACGAGCAGCCGGGCGATCTCGCGCGCACGCTCGGCGCGCTGGCGCGGCAGACCCACCCGCAGGATCTGCTCGAGGTGATCGTGGTCGACGACGGCTCGGCCTCGGCGCCCGAGGTGCCGCCGGGGGTGCGGCTGATCCGGCTGCCGGATCGCGGTTTCCGGGCCGCCACCGCGCGCAATCGGGGCGCCGCCGTCGCCCGGGGGTCGGTGCTGTGCTTCCTCGACGCCGACACCGCGCCCGAGCCCTCGTACGTCACCGAGCTGACGCGGCTGCCGGCGGTGCGCGACGACGCCGTGACGGTGGGGCGGAGGCGGCACGCGGCCTTCTCGCCGCCTGCCGTCGCCTCTCCCGTCGAGCTCGCCGGCCCCGCGGCCGAGCTGCCCGAACCCGCGTGGCTGCGCGACGCCTATGCCCGCTCGCACGACCTCCTCGACGCCGACCACCGCTCGTACCGCTACGTCATCTCCTCGGTGCTCGCCTGCTCCCGCGCCTTCTTCGCCGCGACCGGCGGCTTCGACGAGAGCTTCGACGAGTACGGCGGCGAGGACTGGGAGTGGGCCCATCGCGCCTTCACCCGCGGCGCCGTCCTCGCCCACGTGCCCACCGCGGTGGCCTGGCACAACGGCCCCGACGTCAGCGGACGCAGCGACGACCCCGACGAGCTCCGCCGCCGGATGAACCGCGAGACCCTCCTCCTCCTCAACCGCATCGGCGTGCCCGGGTCGGTCGGCCGCGGCCTCCGCAGCGCCGCCCCCGACATCGTCGTCACGCTCCCGTCGGGCACCCCCGCGGCGACCGCCGTCTGCGCCGATCTCATCCTCGAGGCCCTCCCCACCGCCCGCGTCGTGGTCGACGACGCCCTCGCCGCCCTCTTCCCGGGTGACGACCGTGTGCTGGGGCGAAGCTCCGCCACCACCAGCAGAGCGGATGCCCGCGTCACCGTCACGACCGACACCCTCTTCACCGTCCCCCGTGCCGACCGCGCGGCCGTCTGCACCGCCCTGTCCCGGGCGACCGACGACGTCGGCACCGCCGACCTCGGATGGGTGGAGCTCCACGACCCCGCCCCCGCCGGCCCCGCCCTCATCGTCTCCGTGGCCGCAGCACGCGCCGAGCACCGCCGCGAGCGTCGCCCCGACGCGCACGAGTTCACGACCGAGCGCCGCCCGGCGGCCCTCCGTGCCCTCCCGCCCGAACCCGAACTCGCGGCCCACCTCGGCGGCTGGGCCGACTGA
- a CDS encoding aminotransferase: protein MHQPSAPRRSFAETVTAAPDVSEGQAAEIAAEVFGLAREGLEATSLGSQTDANFRLRPGPGAAPLLLKVANPSTSLAELEAQSAAADAVRASPGDVATPRTHPALTGEQVGTAVVDGAGLPVRLLDFLEGSTLSGPGYLAPSVVARLGTLAARSVQALAAFAHPGADRDLEWDLRNARHLVDDLLPFADAATGASLRAAMDTVWPVVEGLDPGLRRQVVHGDITDDNVVAQRDEAGRLQPFGVIDIGDVMHSWRIAELAVTCSSVLHHSDATVLSVLPAVTAFHALVPLEAAEVDALWPLVVARAATLVASAHHAAAIDPGNEYTAANAAHEHRILEVATSVPAPVVTAALRAALGLPAPGSLALGLRAPGLLAPSLPVPAATSPLLPGLVGRPLATLDLSTTSPALARGRFLDPDAERALAAATLAAEAPAVATRFGERRLTRTRLDDPHAPTAALGVELHLAEPQGVHAPWAGTVTVDGERMLLRSPTATLELTGLTPSTLGPAGTTPAAPAAVTAGDLLGSAATHLAIRVLHPDADPATTPWFATPELAEAWGALVGDPTSLLPDAAARASAGPHEGEGLLARRERSLAEVQEHYYAHPPQIERGWRHHLVDTHARAYLDMVNNVASVGHAHPRIADAVSAQLELLNTNSRFNYASIVEFSERLAGLLPDPLDTVFLVNSGSEAVDLALRIAWARAGHQHTVALREAYHGWTFASDAVSTSVADNPGALESRPPWIHALDTPNSYRGRHRGTDAARYGPEAVARIEQLARDGRAPAAFIAEPFYGNAGGLPLPDGYLRAIYPAVRAAGGLCIADEVQVGYGRLGEHFWGFEEQGVVPDIVTVAKAAGNGHPLGAVVTTREIADAYRSQGYFFSSAGGSPVSSVVGLAVLDIIRDEGLQENARVVGAHLKARLQALGERHALIGAVHGLGLYLGVEFVRDRVTLEPAPLETAAVCERMLTRGIIVQPTSDRQNVLKIKPPLTLTTADADRFADELDRVLTTGW, encoded by the coding sequence ATGCACCAGCCTTCTGCCCCGCGCCGATCGTTCGCCGAGACCGTCACGGCGGCGCCCGACGTGTCCGAGGGGCAGGCCGCCGAGATCGCCGCGGAGGTGTTCGGGCTGGCGCGCGAGGGCCTCGAGGCGACGTCGCTCGGCAGTCAGACCGACGCGAACTTCCGGCTGCGTCCGGGTCCTGGTGCCGCGCCGCTGCTGCTCAAGGTCGCGAACCCGTCGACGTCGCTCGCCGAGCTCGAGGCGCAGTCGGCCGCGGCGGATGCGGTGCGCGCGTCCCCGGGCGACGTCGCCACCCCTCGCACCCACCCGGCACTCACCGGCGAACAGGTCGGCACCGCCGTCGTCGACGGCGCCGGGCTGCCCGTGCGCCTGCTCGACTTCCTCGAGGGGTCGACGCTGTCGGGCCCCGGCTACCTCGCGCCATCGGTCGTGGCCCGGCTGGGAACGCTCGCCGCCCGTTCGGTGCAGGCGCTGGCGGCGTTCGCGCATCCGGGAGCCGACCGCGACCTGGAGTGGGATCTGCGGAACGCCCGCCACCTCGTCGACGACCTGCTGCCCTTCGCCGACGCCGCCACGGGCGCATCGCTGCGGGCGGCGATGGACACCGTGTGGCCGGTCGTCGAGGGGCTCGACCCCGGGCTGCGGCGGCAGGTCGTCCACGGTGACATCACCGACGACAACGTGGTGGCGCAGCGCGACGAGGCCGGGCGCCTGCAGCCGTTCGGCGTCATCGACATCGGCGACGTGATGCACTCGTGGCGCATCGCCGAGCTGGCGGTGACGTGCTCGTCGGTGCTGCACCACTCCGACGCGACGGTGCTGTCGGTGCTGCCGGCGGTGACGGCGTTCCACGCGCTGGTGCCGCTCGAGGCCGCCGAGGTCGATGCGCTCTGGCCGCTCGTCGTGGCCCGGGCGGCCACCCTCGTGGCGAGCGCCCACCACGCGGCCGCGATCGACCCGGGCAACGAGTACACGGCGGCGAACGCGGCGCACGAGCACCGCATCCTCGAGGTGGCGACCTCGGTGCCGGCGCCGGTCGTCACGGCGGCCCTCCGCGCGGCGCTCGGCCTCCCGGCGCCCGGGTCCCTGGCGCTCGGGCTCCGGGCGCCCGGGCTCCTGGCACCGTCGCTGCCGGTGCCCGCGGCCACGTCGCCCCTCCTCCCGGGCCTCGTGGGCCGCCCGCTCGCGACTCTCGACCTCTCCACCACGTCCCCCGCACTCGCCCGCGGCCGCTTCCTCGACCCCGACGCCGAGCGCGCCCTGGCCGCCGCGACCCTGGCGGCCGAGGCACCCGCCGTGGCCACGCGTTTCGGCGAGCGCCGTCTCACCCGCACCCGGCTCGACGACCCGCACGCGCCCACCGCGGCCCTCGGCGTCGAGCTCCACCTCGCCGAGCCCCAGGGCGTGCACGCCCCCTGGGCCGGCACCGTCACCGTCGACGGCGAGCGGATGCTCCTCCGCAGCCCCACCGCCACCCTCGAGCTCACCGGCCTCACCCCATCCACCCTCGGCCCGGCCGGCACCACCCCAGCCGCACCGGCCGCGGTGACCGCGGGCGACCTGCTCGGCAGCGCCGCCACGCACCTCGCGATCCGCGTCCTCCACCCCGATGCCGACCCGGCCACCACGCCCTGGTTCGCCACACCCGAGCTGGCCGAGGCGTGGGGCGCCCTCGTCGGCGACCCGACGTCGCTGCTCCCCGACGCGGCGGCGCGCGCATCCGCCGGCCCGCACGAGGGCGAGGGGCTGCTCGCGCGGCGGGAGCGGTCGCTCGCCGAGGTGCAGGAGCACTACTACGCCCACCCGCCGCAGATCGAGCGTGGCTGGCGGCACCACCTCGTCGACACCCACGCGCGCGCCTACCTCGACATGGTCAACAACGTGGCGTCCGTCGGTCACGCCCACCCCCGCATCGCCGATGCGGTGAGCGCCCAGCTCGAGCTGCTCAACACGAACTCGCGGTTCAACTACGCGAGCATCGTCGAGTTCTCCGAGCGGCTGGCGGGGCTGCTGCCCGACCCGCTCGACACCGTCTTCCTCGTGAACAGCGGCAGCGAGGCCGTCGATCTGGCGCTGCGCATCGCCTGGGCGCGGGCCGGTCACCAGCACACGGTCGCGCTGCGCGAGGCCTACCACGGGTGGACCTTCGCGTCCGACGCCGTCTCGACCTCCGTCGCCGACAACCCGGGGGCGCTCGAGTCGCGGCCGCCGTGGATCCACGCCCTCGACACCCCCAACTCCTACCGCGGCCGCCACCGCGGCACCGACGCGGCCCGTTACGGGCCCGAGGCCGTGGCCCGCATCGAGCAGCTCGCCCGCGACGGCCGCGCCCCGGCCGCCTTCATCGCCGAGCCCTTCTACGGCAACGCGGGCGGCCTGCCCCTGCCCGACGGCTACCTCCGTGCGATCTACCCCGCGGTCCGCGCCGCCGGGGGCCTCTGCATCGCCGACGAGGTGCAGGTCGGCTACGGCCGCCTGGGCGAACACTTCTGGGGCTTCGAGGAGCAGGGCGTCGTGCCCGACATCGTCACGGTGGCCAAGGCGGCCGGGAACGGGCATCCGCTCGGTGCGGTCGTCACCACGCGGGAGATCGCCGACGCCTACCGCTCGCAGGGCTACTTCTTCTCGTCGGCGGGCGGCAGCCCGGTGAGCTCGGTGGTGGGGCTGGCGGTGCTCGACATCATCCGCGACGAGGGGCTGCAGGAGAACGCGCGGGTCGTGGGCGCCCACCTCAAGGCCCGCCTGCAGGCACTCGGCGAGCGGCACGCGCTGATCGGGGCGGTGCACGGCCTCGGCCTCTATCTCGGCGTCGAGTTCGTGCGCGACCGCGTGACGCTCGAGCCGGCGCCGCTCGAGACCGCGGCGGTGTGCGAGCGGATGCTCACCCGCGGCATCATCGTGCAGCCCACCTCCGACCGGCAGAACGTGCTGAAGATCAAGCCGCCACTGACGCTGACCACGGCCGACGCCGACCGCTTCGCGGACGAGCTCGACCGCGTGCTGACGACGGGGTGGTGA